The DNA window TCTGCTTTAAGTATAAGATTTCCATCTTTCACATACGCCTGGTCATAACTTTCCGAGAAATAATTACTCCAGTCACTTCCTGGAATTCTTGGATATAATGTCCATTTTGTCTGATCGGGGATTCCATTTACATTAAAATCATCAAGGAAAATAGCAGTTCCACTGGAAGTAGCTTTTGTGCTGTCGTTTGTGCTGATGTCTGTCTTTTCTCCTGTGTTTGTGCTAAGCACCTCATCTGGGGCTTCATTTATTACGGAATTTTCACTACATGCACTGTTGATAGCTACCGTAAATGCTATCAACAATAAAGTTTTCAGGTTGATCTTCATAAAAAGTTTATTGAGTAATTAATTTAAAATTGGATTAATAATAAGTGATAAATAACTTCTCTGCAAAGATAAGGCTGAATGAGTTATAAATTCTCTGAATATACATAAATTAGTGATTCTTAGTATTTTAAATATTCTTTTTTGTTTACTCGAATTTAAAACTGGCTCTATTGATATTATTCCAGAAACAAAAAAGGGGGGCAATAAATATGATCTTTTTAGTAATTCTAACAAATAAAATAATTGAACTTTTTCATTTTATTTTTTTCATAGTTTCACATAAGATTAGTGAAAAAAATATCAGATTTTGGTTGATCAAAAAACAAATTTAGGTGGTTGAAGAAATAAAGTCAAGTTCTATTAAAATAAGATATACCTAACTCGTTATAAATCAGATAACTAAAATTGAGTTAAAAATGAGAATTTATTTTTTCTAAACAATTAAAAGTAATAAGAGATTTAAGAACCAGGAAAAAGTATTTGTGTTTCAGTATAAATAGATTCTGATAAGCTCTGTTTATAAACATATAATTAGTGAAAAGCGTTAATATCTATTTATTCCTATTTCTTGAAATAATAAGAAAATGTGTTTAGCAGAATGTTTTTTTGTTGTCGAATATGCTGTAAAGTGAGAACAATACTTTGAACTTGAATGTTATAAAGCTATAATTTATTATTTAAAAGCTAAAAGTGAGTTAATTGTATTCTTTTATTCTAATGTTACTACACTTGTTAGTGACCACCTTTTGCATATATTGAAGAATTGTTGTTAAGAGATTTTATTTGTGTTTAAATGTTGGTAAACTCTAAAAATAATCGTATATGAAAGCCGTTATTTTGGCAGGTGGATTTGGTACACGCCTGAGTGAGGCTACAACCTTGATTCCCAAGCCCATGGTAGAGATAGGGGGGAAACCTATTTTGTGGCATATTATGAAAATCTACAGTTATTATGGAATTAATGAGTTCATTATCTGTTGCGGATATAAAGGGTATTTGATAAAAGAATATTTTGCCAACTACTTCAGACACAATAGCGATATGATGGTTGATCTCTCTAATAATAGAGTGAAAACTTTGACAAACAATGCGGAACACTGGAAAGTGACGATGATTGATACAGGGTTGACTACCATGACTGGAGGGCGTATAAAACGTATACAAAAATACATAGGAAATGAACGTTTTTTGCTTACTTATGGCGATGGGGTTTCAGATGTGAATATTACGAAGACAATAAAAGAACATGAGAAAGCGGGTAAGATTCTTTCTGTTATGGCTTTTCAGCCAAGTGGTCGTTTTGGAGCACTGGATATAGCTACCGATGGGATAGTAAACTCTTTTCTAGAAAAACCTGCTGGAGATGGTGCATGGATTAATGCAGGATTTTTTGTTTGTGAGCCAAAGGTATTTGACTATTTGAGTGGTGATGATACGGAGATTTTTGAAAGAAAACCGATTGAAAAAATAGTTGAGGAAAGACAATTACATGCTTTTAAACATGATGGCTTTTGGAAACCAATGGATACACTCAGAGATAAGAATGAATTGAATGCTATGTGGGACTCGGGAGCTGCGCCTTGGATGATTTGGTAATAATTAGATAATTATGTAATTATGTTTGGAAATGTTTTCTCTGGTAAAAAGGTCCTGATTACCGGAAATACCGGTTTTAAAGGGGCGTGGCTCTCATCCTGGCTATTGTTATGTGATGCGGATGTTTATGGCTATTCGCTGGACATACCTTCCAAACCTTCCATGTTCGAGACGTTGGATCTGGCAGGAATGGTTAAGCATCACTTTGGCGATACTCGA is part of the uncultured Bacteroides sp. genome and encodes:
- the rfbF gene encoding glucose-1-phosphate cytidylyltransferase, which translates into the protein MKAVILAGGFGTRLSEATTLIPKPMVEIGGKPILWHIMKIYSYYGINEFIICCGYKGYLIKEYFANYFRHNSDMMVDLSNNRVKTLTNNAEHWKVTMIDTGLTTMTGGRIKRIQKYIGNERFLLTYGDGVSDVNITKTIKEHEKAGKILSVMAFQPSGRFGALDIATDGIVNSFLEKPAGDGAWINAGFFVCEPKVFDYLSGDDTEIFERKPIEKIVEERQLHAFKHDGFWKPMDTLRDKNELNAMWDSGAAPWMIW